A single window of Lutzomyia longipalpis isolate SR_M1_2022 chromosome 1, ASM2433408v1 DNA harbors:
- the LOC129792593 gene encoding uncharacterized protein LOC129792593 translates to MSQKFEIEPVSGEIREYTCRALNGVNAIEVTRTGRDDFIHYYFGTYQDLAFTFPSDKESSKIFVEKHLVVSKGEAFKSFKRGAQNVITDVSLDTFKEMIQHIYGGPHVNIHEGNFLEILRASRKFSVHSLTYEVLLFLVDFLNGENLPKYFVEIDKFSIKMINDFMRHTCIVSPLVIIENLTISNPAYKRLLSIILEFPCLSCTEFELYNGIMSMLKKEFQRLKKPLIDEEFRNELGQMIYLIRFPAMSLEDLMECAKKPTLLTSQELIDIQMWVKERIFSQSLQFFSVAPRLTRLHPNLQKSYIKPHQEPQEC, encoded by the coding sequence ATGagtcaaaaatttgaaattgaacCCGTATCAGGTGAAATACGTGAATATACTTGTCGAGCTCTGAATGGGGTTAATGCGATTGAAGTTACGAGAACCGGCCGGgatgattttattcattacTATTTTGGGACTTATCAGGATCTAGCATTCACCTTTCCGAGCGACAAAGAATCGTCAAAGATATTCGTAGAGAAGCACCTAGTTGTGTCCAAGGGCGAAGCCTTTAAATCCTTCAAACGTGGTGCGCAAAATGTTATCACTGATGTTTCCCTGGACACGTTCAAAGAGATGATCCAGCACATCTATGGAGGACCCCATGTGAATATCCACGAAGGGAATTTCTTGGAGATTCTCAGAGCATCCCGGAAGTTTTCCGTTCACAGTCTCACCTATGAAGTTCTCCTGTTCCTCGTGGACTTCCTCAATGGGGAAAATTTGCCGAAATACTTTGtggaaattgataaattttccataaagatGATAAATGATTTCATGAGGCATACCTGCATTGTCTCCCCCTTGGTCATCATTGAGAATTTAACCATTTCTAATCCAGCATACAAGCGTCTTTTGAGCATTATTCTGGAATTCCCATGCCTCTCGTGCACGGAATTCGAGCTGTACAACGGAATCATGAGTATGCTGAAGAAGGAATTCCAGAGGCTGAAGAAACCCCTAATTGATGAAGAATTCCGGAATGAATTAGGACAGATGATCTACTTAATTCGTTTCCCTGCCATGTCTTTGGAGGATTTAATGGAATGCGCAAAGAAACCAACTCTCTTGACATCGCAGGAACTGATTGACATACAGATGTGGGTGAAGGAAAGGATCTTTTCTCAATCTCTCCAGTTCTTCTCTGTTGCACCGAGACTTACCAGACTTCACCCGAATCTCCAAAAATCATATATTAAACCCCATCAGG